From the Anopheles merus strain MAF chromosome 2L, AmerM5.1, whole genome shotgun sequence genome, the window CTTTCGCACGACTTCTTGTACAGCCGGCTGGCGgcgcctccaccaccaccacccccaaCGCCACCATCGCACGCGGTGGGATTTAGGAACGCGGACTGCATGTACTGCGAGTTGCGCGGCGAGTTCTGGCTGGACAGGGACAGTGGGGAATTTTTCGAATCACGCAACGAGTTCCGGTTCGAGGCGGGCTGCCGTTCGTTCTTCATTGCGAAATCTTCGTGCCCGAGGCTGCTGTCCGCTAGCGAGACGATGTTCGATTTTGAGGGCGTTACTGGTAGCTCGATTGCGGTTTCGCGGCGCAACATTTTGCGCGGCCCGTGATCTTCCGGCTCCGTATCGTCGAAGTACTCGTCGCTGTCTTCGAGCGAGCAGCGCGTCTGGAACAGCCTTTCCATCATCATGTAGTCGCTGTCTTCGCACTCCTTCAGGTGCTGCTTCTCGATCAGGGCGGCAAACTCCGGGTTCGTTAGCTCGTTTACATTCTTCGTGCGGTCCTCTGCAATGGTTAGGAGTTAAAGGGTGAGAGTTTAGAGTTAGAGAAGGACAACGACATTGGCTAGGATCCCTACCCCGCAAAGAACTGGTAGGCGATGCTATCATATGGCAAACACTCTCGAGCTCATCCGTGATGGAGGTGTACTCGGTGTGTATCTGTAGCAGTAGATGGCGCCCCTTGGGAACGGTACGTTGTACGGCTACCGGTGAAAAAAGtagaaaattaaaagcaaatcaTCCAGCGAATCTTCAACATTCCACTTACGCTGATCGTTTCCACTGTCCGGTTCCGATTGGGTAATACTGTGCTGTCGCTTGGAGAAACCCATCTGGTACAGGCTGGTTTGCGATTTGTTGATGTCAACCCCGCCGCCGGATGCACTCTCCGAGTTTCGTCGTCCTCCGATACCTCCACCACTGCCACTGCCTGCCAGACCAGCGCCAGTCGTCTGTCCTCCTCCAGCCACCGTTGGTGCCGGACCGCACATGGACGAGTTGCGCCGTCTGCCGGCCGCCGTCCGATGCCGCAAGCCTTCGTAGTTCGGCTCCACCATATCGTCCAGCGTTTCGTCCCCGACCAGCGTCCGGTCGTCCGCCCCTTCCAGCGGCGTCAGCGTGTCCTTGCTTTCCGTGCTGGCCGTATCCTGGCGGACATTTAGAAACGGTGGCGGCGGGGACGGTTTGACCGAGGCCGCAACCGCCTCGATTGGCGAGAGATTCTTGGGCGCGCTGCCGACCGGGAACATTTCCGAGTCCTCCGAGCGGATCGAGAATTTGCGATCACGCTCGAGATGTTGAGAGAGCTGCAAACAACGCAAATCTTATGAGTCCCGGTTTCAACAAACAATTACGGAAGAAAAAATACTGCACCTGATCCGGCGACCGTTCCGCTTCGCTTTCCTCCAGCACGGTGCGCACCTCCAGATGCTTCCCATCGTCAAAGATGTACGCATCGGGGCGTACCTCCGTCAGCGAGCGGTTAAACTTTTTGCGTTGCGTTGCCGCCGGCGCTGGCGGCAGGATGTAGCTGTCACTCTCCGAGATCGTACGTGTCCGATGGTCCATGATCATGCCCGCGGCCAGCCCGCCCGGCGGTAGCACCGTCCCGCTCACGTTGCCCGTCGAGCCCTGCGTATCGTTCATGAGCGTGTGGGCCGACATGAACCGGTGGATCACGTCCAGATGGTTCAGTATCTGCTCGGCCGACTCTTCCACCTTCCGCAGCCGAAACTCGATGTTCTGCACGGCCGCACTCTGGATGTTTTCCTTCTGGTTGATGTCCTCGATCTTCTGCGCCATATGGTCGACCCGCTCGTCCGTGTTCTTGATGCGCTCCTCCGTCGACTGCTGCAGCAGTATCTCCTGCTCGCGGAAGTATCCCTCCACGCACTCCTCCTCGAAGTCGTACAGCCGCTCCATGTCTTCCTTTTCGAGGAACAGCTTCAGCCCGTTGTCGCGCGACTCTTGCAGTCCCTTCGCCTTCCGGATCGCGTACCGGAGCAGGGAGTAGAAGTGACACAGGGCGATGAGCGGTGGCGGTAGCACTGGTTTCTGCTGGTACTCCATCACGACGGTGAAGCGCTGGAACATCCACACCTGGTGCGAGACGGCATTCACCTCGATGAAGATGTTGTTGAACACGGCAATCAGCAGATTGATGAGCAGAATGTTCGCTATCAACAGATACATCGACATTGCGATCGGCGTCACCCAGTGTCCTGTGGATGGGGTTTGAACGAGAAAATGGGGAACCGTTAGAAGGGAAATTCCCGCCGGTGCTTTGTATTGATTTGACGCTTCGCACTTACCCGTTACGCAGGGCGGCTGTGATGGGTCTTCGCCGCACGGTGGATCGATATCATCGGCAAACACCTCTCCGTACAGCATGAAGTACGGTTGATAGTACACATCACGCACTAGCCGCCAGCTGGCATCGTTGTTCGGGAAGAGGATGGCCTGCCGGCTTACACCAAAGCTCATcaacaccaccagcaacagcaccacgaAGTAAATCATGTTCTTCACCATCTTGCCCATCATCGTCACCAGTGGTCCTGGAAAGAGCGGTATGGAATGGAAACCGGTGTAAGAGTGACATCAAATCGGTAAACTTGCGTCACCCATCAACCAGGCTCGATGTTGATTGCTAATAGGTGTTCGTACAGCAAACACTTTGCTTGACTAACCTGTACCACACTTTAGCATGTAATTAATATGTCAAGCGTCTTCAAATATTGCATTACCATTTTCAGCACTACTTCGAACGACAACAGACAGGCCACCTCAACCTGTGTTGTGGCAGTGGCCGGTTTTACCTACccaaatatttgtttacaccTAGAATGTTCAATATCCGCAAATACCAGTAGATGCTGTCCACGCAATATATCACCCGACCGATGTCCATCGTGTACGGCCGCAACCGCAGCCCGAGCCCGATGAGGAAAAATATGATGGCGGCGGCATCGCACGGGTTCCACATGTTCCAGGCCCACACGGAAAACTTGTGCCTGCATGGTTTGGGGAATGCAGATGGGGAAAGAGaccggaaacaaaacaaacggtttTGATTAATCGTAGCCGAACAGAGGATGGAAGCAAGCCGGCCTTACGGTATTGCCACCGGTTCGGATGACACGATCTCCCGTATCTTCTCACAGCCCAGCGTGGCGATGTAGGAGATGGCGTACCACTCCTGCCAGCTCGGTGACTCCTCCATCCGCACCAGCACGGTGTACGTAAACAGGACGAGAAAAAACACGTACGCCATCTGGGTGGGAACGACGATTGGGAAACATTATAAACGATGCTGGCGGCTGGTGAACCGAAACACTAAAACATCACTTACCGAATCGGCCCAAAACTTGGTGATGGGTGCGGTGTAAAACTCGTAGAACTTCTTTTTCAGCTTCAGCGGTCGCTGCTGCCGCCCATCGCTGTCGAACAGATAGTCCTTGTACTGCGTGTTTTCCGAGTCCGTTAGGGAAACCTTGGAAATGAACGTATACAGAGCACAGCGCTCGAGTTAGTGGGGTTTTGTTGAAAGGGAACAGCTGTCCCGCTGATAAGGTGCATCACTGAAATATATCGGTCAAAACCGTGCAatgaacaaaacgaaacaaaaagattTAGTACGAAAAAGAACAACGGCCAATTGCACTGTCAGTTAGATTTCAACTATGCCAACAAACGAAAGTGGTAAGTCATCCCAGGTCAGGCCTGAATCCAACAGTTTTTACTTGAAAATCACATTATTAATAATGATTAATGTTAATGACACTATTTAAGAACAAAATAATGCATCGAAATACGATGTACAATAGTTACAACAAAGTACATCGAACAAGTTTACAGCTGTATGGAGAGTTAAGGAATTGAGCAACTTGTTATGCAATGTTCAGTCAAAGATAACTACATCTTTAACAAGATaataaaaacagaaataaataTGTTCAAATATTACAAGATTACAAAATGGTAATAAGCTAATATTACAACTATACGTGAtgtaaaacatgaaacaagcAATCCAATTGAAAGAGATTCAATAAGAAAAAACCTACACTAAAAGCTTCTTTTCGACCGTGTGTACTTAATTGTTCACTAAACTAATATCTACTGATAAAACCTTGAGGGCATGAAAGACATGAGAAAGCCAAAAGTGAACGAAGTAAACTTCAAAAAATAAGAACGcaaaattaagcaatgcaatttttacactagacaaccaaaaaaccaaaaactaaCAATCAACATCATTCGAGTGGAATTGAAAGTAGTGATGCGGACTAACTTTTGAGCTCAAGCATCCGGTCAGGCCTACCTATATATGGGGAAATTGAAACGAAAAACAGGGTGTTAGGTTTTAGAACCCAAAAAGGTGTTCTTAGTTCCTCGGGGATCGGGCGTGATCTATTTGAGGATTATTGTAACGTGTAGTTTTTGGGATTGTTATCGTGTAAAGAAGTGTTGTACATTGCTTCAGTGATCactcgaaaaacaaaaaaaaaacccttaaaACTTGCTTGATGTGTATTGCTAAATGTAATTAATATTGTGTGAATGTTCCTTTATGTGTTTTGATGAAGTGAAGTGTCTGAGGTGTGATAAAGTGAAATCGCTACAAAAGAAAATTGCCCCAATGTATGCTGTTGATCGTGGTTTGTCACGATACACTACGCTAGGGAGCAATGATAAAAATAGGCTAGAACATATCTACCAAACAAACTTCATCGGAAACACTATTCAAACTCGGTGAGCTCGGGTTGGGAAACGTCCGACTGGGGAAGTACTTTAAATTAATTCCAAAcatttctagctcaaacgccGGTCCCGGTAACTTTTGGGATTTGTCGTCCGTTTCGTTTGTCACTCGTATACATTTATATTCATCCCTTTGGACACATAAAGCCCAACCGAAAGTAGAGCGGGTGTGTTGTTGGTCTGATGTGGAAGACAGAAGATACGGTATTTACAGCACTACACCAAAGGATAGACCAGCGGATTAACGGGGCCGAACAGACAGAGAGGGTTTTGCGCTCTCATTAAAAATCATCCTAAACATTCACCAACCACAAACACGGAAAAGACGACATCGAACCGACGAGACCGGTGGTATCATCGCCAGCTGCTAGTTTTGGCAATGCATTTACACAAGCAACTACTATAGAGCAAGAAGCTAGGGTTGTAAAACAGTTACTCTTTTCCAACTGTTGAAGCGCAAAAGCGCATGTACTTTATAGGAAGAATGTTGAAGGACCGCAACAGGGGACAgttaaaaaagcaacaacattcGAGGTATgcgacaacatagagcaacaCAGTATATTCACACAGATcgacagagagagacacacacgaAGACATACACGCTTGTTGCTGTACATTTTGCTAAAGTTTTGGGAACTTTACGGGTAACAAGGGCTTTACAAAATGTATACCACATCGTAACACTCGCTGAAACGCTAGCAAAGATGCAAAAATCATAAGAAGTTTTATATCGCAGCAAATGgctggttgtgtttttttgtgggttttttgtgCTGAGCGATGTGTTGTGTTTATCAGTTGCCACGTGTGTACAAGGAGCTTTGAAGATGAGGGGCTTTGCACTActttaaataattgttttgtaaattttaaattttcccagTGAGCTGCTGGTGGATGTTGCGTGTACGTGTGAGTGCAAcgtatattttgtttgttagtgTGAGCAGAGCAAGATGAACGAAAATGTACCATATTAAAGAACACACATTGATGTAATCAACAGTTTGATcttcaaaaaagaaaaaaaacatcccggTAAGGACAAATGAGAAACGTGTAAGGGTGTTTTATTAGCACTCAGGTGAGAACGGTTACGGAATCTTGATTCGTTTGCTATTAGGGAAATTAAAactcacaacacaacaaaaaacaacaacaaaaccatacaaaaccggaaaatgaaaagaacaCAACACACTACACAAGTTGACAGTATACttagcgcgcgtgtgtgtttgagtgtgagtgtgtgtgtgtgtgcgtacgacAGCACAGTCAGCACACAGAGCGCGGGCCACACttacttttccattttcctgCACTTTGGTATCTTTCATTGAGTACGTATCGGACAGAAGCGCCTAGGATGAGAATACAGCAAGATGAAAGGACATGTTCGGTTTTACTGCCCGGTACATGGgtatacgaaaaaaaaaaacaatacacccCACCCCAGGACAAACGGTGCTCGGAGAAACCCACACCCAGGCCACCAGCACATCCAATGCCGGAAAGGCCCGGGTTTGGAAGATTGGTGGCTGTGGGAGTGTCGGTCGGATGGGATGGGGTTAAAGTACAGAAAAACGGCACAGATACAGATTAACACTAAAAGGAAGTACACCAAAAGAAGAATGGGGACGATAGGGAGAATAaacggtgtatgtgtgtgtgaggtgaAGCGGATCAAGAGGTGAAAatcgatagagagagagagagagagagagagagagagagagagaaagagggtgACGGAGTGGGTGTTTTGAGGATTGGAATAGGGGGCATATGCACACATTAATCGATTGAATAGAGAAGTTGGGTGGTAGAATTTGTATGAGTCTCCTAAGGAGCTCCAACCCGGGCGAGCAGTTGCAGCAGAGACCCCAATATTGATATCAATTGCCAATAACGACGACTGGTGTTAAACACACATGAACCTACAGGCCGAATTGTacaattttaacacatttgaaCACGATACTTCAATTTCTACGTCTAGTGGTACATTACTCAATACAGTTTCCATAACCAATGTATCGCCTAATGTAAGCCAACAATGCCAATACTTAACATCGTCAGACAACACAATTCCAAATTACTTCAATTTTGTTCTCTTAACACTCCTGTTCTTCTCTTTTAAATACACATTAGTGGCACTAGAGCGTAGGGTATATGGTGTACATTGAGGGTGTAGAAGATAGAACAGAAAGGTGTACTAGCAGTAGAGAGTGGAAGGAACAAAACAGGCAGGAAGATAGAAGAAGAACATATATTGAACCGTGAAAGGACTCGCTACAGTAGTACAGTGAATTTGTGGAATACCTGCGGTGTTGGCGCTGCACTTTCACCAGCGGGGTTTGTGCTTTGGGTAGAGTTTGCAAGAGCTTTCTACAAGTGGGACATTTACAGTTAAACGGGCCGGGGAAGGAAAGGATTATGGCAGtatcggtttttgtttttcaccagataccgttttgtttgttagtgGTGATTAGTCGTACGCATTTAATTTTTCCCTCCAAAAACCGCGTAGTGTCCCGCAGCAAGTCATTTGACAAAACGATGGTTAGGCAattggtttggttggttttggttGGATTGATTTAGTAGGTAAGATGAGTTAGTTGGTGGTATTAACCGTTTTACAAACACGCAGGACCACGCACaggagaaaagagaaagagaaagagagagagagaaagaaagatagaTAAAATTCAGTAAAACAAGGTTCGTGACCCTTTTGGCAAAAGGGGAGTAGAGAAAATGAGGGGCAATTGAGCCAttgcggggtttttttttttggaaatcaAAGGACACACGGTACattgagatagagagagagagaggaagagcaAGTTGTTAGATggcttatatatatatatatatatatacgaaGTAAACTTCTCACCAAGATGAAGGGCCGAACGAGACTGGTCGGATTTGTGCCCTTAACGATCGCGAACTTACCTCCGCATCGGTGTCCTTCTTGTCGCGATCCTCGTAATCGAGATACTGGTTTTCCAAGTGTTCCTCCTCGGTTTGAGGCATCTGCTGCAGTTCCTCTTTCGATTTGAAGTCCAGCTTGCGTACAAACGGTGGACAGAGCAGTCCACAGATAACCTAAATTGGGATGGCCAAAACCCTTTTTCATGACCtgcgaaaacacacacacgatctcCTTACTCCAGACCACCTACCTTCAGGTTGGTGTTCTTGCGCGTGCGCAAACCACCCATCCACAGGTCCGCCAGAATGATCTGACTGCACGGGTGCGCCAGGATGGCACGATGGTTGGCGGCCACTGCTAGCGACAGGCAGCTCTGGCTCGACCAGGACTGCAGCTCGCACGTCAGCAGCCGCTGGGCCCGTTCCGCATCCTGCCGGTAGCAGAAATCCAGCAGCTTCAGTCCTTTGCTCTCAAACTCCTTCGCGTAGCTGCGCAGCTCCTCGTAGATCTCCGTGTCCAGATCGTCGTCCGCTGCCTCGTGTGCCATCGCCTTGTACAGCTTACATGCCACCAGTGACTTTGCCAGCGCTTCCTCCCCGTGCGTCCACATCAGTAGCGCCATCTGCTGCCGCTTGGTCAGCACGGCCCAGATCAGCAGCTCGTTAAATGGCAGCTCAAACAGCGCCATATCGGTCGTCACCGGCAGCAGTCCCGTCACCAGACTCATCGAGTTAATGCCCGCCGAACGCTGAAACGTCGACGGTTTGCGGTGCGTGTTGACGTAGCTGTTCATGACCTTCGCGTAGATCGGGCGAAACTTGCGCCGCGTGTAATACGACCGGTACGCACCACCCATCAGCTTGTTGATCACCAGCCCAATGTCGTGCAGCGTGTACACGTACCCCTTCGGTATGTGGGGCCGTACGTCGCGCAAAATGTACCCGAGCGTGTTGGCCGGACCGTGCTTGGTGTTGTACAGCTCCTCCAACCTTGGGATCGTGAGGAACTTGCGCATCGAGACGCCGttctccagcagcagcttcacaAAGTCGATTCGGTCGTGCTCGAGCGCCTGCATCATTGCTTCGTCCAGTGCACCGTGGGGCCACTCCTGCCCGTACACAAATATCTCCGACCGGGCGATGTCGACCCGGTTCCACGTCAGCGCCAGGCTGAGCTGCTCAGGTGGACTAAGGTGCTGTGATTTAAAAAGTGCAGTTAAAATCGTTTGGTCCAATTCCTGAGTGTTGCCCTCCGGTCGGTCCTGTATGCGGAACACCGTGATCTGGTGGAAATAGGGAACAAGAGGTAAGGTGCGTCTGTGAGCTAAGGTTTGAAGCTCAATCCTAAGCGTTACTTACGAGATTTTTATTCTTAGTGCACTGCAGTAACTCCTGAAACAGTTGCTCCGCCTGCTCCGTGCTGACCTCGAACGTTTTCTGTATGATACCGAGCACGTAGTCGTGCATCGATTCCAGCACCGTCTGCTCTCCATTATCCGTCGCATATCTGAGCACGGCCAGCACGTCCGGGATATCCCCGTAGAAGGAGTAATacagaaaaagaagagaaataaAGCAGCCCCGTTAATATCCTTTCCGATAAGCGAGGGCGAGCTTATGCGCCCGCTTGTACGCCTGTACGACTGTAGGCAATGGTGCATTACTTATGTACAAACGCTATTAAGTCTGCTGCCCGGCCTGACCCATCACACACTACTACCGGAACCGGTGGGTTATCGGTGACGTATTCTAGCACAGCTCTGATTGTGTTTGTACCACCTTCAATTACCAAGCATACTACGGGGGTGCTCGAGTGGGTAACTAAggaaagaagaataagaaagagagagagagagatcaagAACAGCTTTCCGTGTGGCGAGTGTGAAGAATGAATGGACAGGAAGTGGGTGTGATGAGGACAGCGTTTAGAGAGACGGATAGAATGATGGAAATTGAAGGAACAGAGTGAACGAAGCGCCCGGAGATGAGATGAAATGATATTCGGGCGCTGTACTGGTGCCACCTGAGCAGAACAGAACTAGACAACGAGATACACTTACTCATCACAGGTTTACAAACAGATAAGCTCAGTACGATAGAGAAAACTACTGCTCTGGTACTAAGCAACATATACAGCGAGGTTTAGCTTCAACATGAAGAAGGAAGAGATAGATAGACAACAGCAAATAGGAGCAGTTTTGAAGatagaacatttaaaacaGACTACAGAG encodes:
- the LOC121594671 gene encoding transient receptor potential cation channel trpm isoform X15 is translated as MLKHKRNAKPRTARSWIEANFQKRECIKFVPSPRNEDVCCCGQERRTHQVLAGYEAGVPTDSWQASKNTRAQPTDAYGTIEFQGGAHPTKAQYVRLSYDTRPELLVQLFTREWNLELPKLLITVQGGKANFELQPKLKKVLRKGLLKAAKTTGAWIFTGGTNTGVTKQVGDALLLEGQQRSGRVVSIGIAPWGIVERNHELLGHNRDVPCHSISSPRSKLAVLNNRHAYFLLVDNGTQGRYGAELILRRKLEKYISNQKLQPYKMLSSLMNFHYKVTHSSTPVVCLVIEGGTNTIRAVLEYVTDNPPVPVVVCDGSGRAADLIAFVHKYATDNGEQTVLESMHDYVLGIIQKTFEVSTEQAEQLFQELLQCTKNKNLITVFRIQDRPEGNTQELDQTILTALFKSQHLSPPEQLSLALTWNRVDIARSEIFVYGQEWPHGALDEAMMQALEHDRIDFVKLLLENGVSMRKFLTIPRLEELYNTKHGPANTLGYILRDVRPHIPKGYVYTLHDIGLVINKLMGGAYRSYYTRRKFRPIYAKVMNSYVNTHRKPSTFQRSAGINSMSLVTGLLPVTTDMALFELPFNELLIWAVLTKRQQMALLMWTHGEEALAKSLVACKLYKAMAHEAADDDLDTEIYEELRSYAKEFESKGLKLLDFCYRQDAERAQRLLTCELQSWSSQSCLSLAVAANHRAILAHPCSQIILADLWMGGLRTRKNTNLKVICGLLCPPFVRKLDFKSKEELQQMPQTEEEHLENQYLDYEDRDKKDTDAEKALANSTQSTNPAGESAAPTPQALLSDTYSMKDTKVQENGKVGLTGCLSSKVSLTDSENTQYKDYLFDSDGRQQRPLKLKKKFYEFYTAPITKFWADSMAYVFFLVLFTYTVLVRMEESPSWQEWYAISYIATLGCEKIREIVSSEPVAIPHKFSVWAWNMWNPCDAAAIIFFLIGLGLRLRPYTMDIGRVIYCVDSIYWYLRILNILGVNKYLGPLVTMMGKMVKNMIYFVVLLLVVLMSFGVSRQAILFPNNDASWRLVRDVYYQPYFMLYGEVFADDIDPPCGEDPSQPPCVTGHWVTPIAMSMYLLIANILLINLLIAVFNNIFIEVNAVSHQVWMFQRFTVVMEYQQKPVLPPPLIALCHFYSLLRYAIRKAKGLQESRDNGLKLFLEKEDMERLYDFEEECVEGYFREQEILLQQSTEERIKNTDERVDHMAQKIEDINQKENIQSAAVQNIEFRLRKVEESAEQILNHLDVIHRFMSAHTLMNDTQGSTGNVSGTVLPPGGLAAGMIMDHRTRTISESDSYILPPAPAATQRKKFNRSLTEVRPDAYIFDDGKHLEVRTVLEESEAERSPDQLSQHLERDRKFSIRSEDSEMFPVGSAPKNLSPIEAVAASVKPSPPPPFLNVRQDTASTESKDTLTPLEGADDRTLVGDETLDDMVEPNYEGLRHRTAAGRRRNSSMCGPAPTVAGGGQTTGAGLAGSGSGGGIGGRRNSESASGGGVDINKSQTSLYQMGFSKRQHSITQSEPDSGNDQPVQRTVPKGRHLLLQIHTEYTSITDELESVCHMIASPTSSLREDRTKNVNELTNPEFAALIEKQHLKECEDSDYMMMERLFQTRCSLEDSDEYFDDTEPEDHGPRKMLRRETAIELPVTPSKSNIVSLADSSLGHEDFAMKNERQPASNRNSLRDSKNSPLSLSSQNSPRNSQYMQSAFLNPTACDGGVGGGGGGGAASRLYKKSCESLQKNSSTDTEYSLQPYRFIKQSSNETNSSFNIDNSSITNDLSIDGETSLNSTVIEMVSGPAIAAVAAASDGERGGFQTIRTSSLGSGSAAADSRPGLLKCSKDRQGSKDGGAGSVPDGLERAAVAVSSAPPVVMPSKPPRSARFTDSLTVLGPKSVLSRLKESSSTSTEEGPRDAAAPIPCISTNLVQDEIAKLSSNIKSSTDEDTEPPFNETMC
- the LOC121594671 gene encoding transient receptor potential cation channel trpm isoform X17 — protein: MKHRTARSWIEANFQKRECIKFVPSPRNEDVCCCGQERRTHQVLAGYEAGVPTDSWQASKNTRAQPTDAYGTIEFQGGAHPTKAQYVRLSYDTRPELLVQLFTREWNLELPKLLITVQGGKANFELQPKLKKVLRKGLLKAAKTTGAWIFTGGTNTGVTKQVGDALLLEGQQRSGRVVSIGIAPWGIVERNHELLGHNRDVPCHSISSPRSKLAVLNNRHAYFLLVDNGTQGRYGAELILRRKLEKYISNQKLQPYKMLSSLMNFHYKVTHSSTPVVCLVIEGGTNTIRAVLEYVTDNPPVPVVVCDGSGRAADLIAFVHKYATDNGEQTVLESMHDYVLGIIQKTFEVSTEQAEQLFQELLQCTKNKNLITVFRIQDRPEGNTQELDQTILTALFKSQHLSPPEQLSLALTWNRVDIARSEIFVYGQEWPHGALDEAMMQALEHDRIDFVKLLLENGVSMRKFLTIPRLEELYNTKHGPANTLGYILRDVRPHIPKGYVYTLHDIGLVINKLMGGAYRSYYTRRKFRPIYAKVMNSYVNTHRKPSTFQRSAGINSMSLVTGLLPVTTDMALFELPFNELLIWAVLTKRQQMALLMWTHGEEALAKSLVACKLYKAMAHEAADDDLDTEIYEELRSYAKEFESKGLKLLDFCYRQDAERAQRLLTCELQSWSSQSCLSLAVAANHRAILAHPCSQIILADLWMGGLRTRKNTNLKVICGLLCPPFVRKLDFKSKEELQQMPQTEEEHLENQYLDYEDRDKKDTDAEKALANSTQSTNPAGESAAPTPQALLSDTYSMKDTKVQENGKVGLTGCLSSKVSLTDSENTQYKDYLFDSDGRQQRPLKLKKKFYEFYTAPITKFWADSMAYVFFLVLFTYTVLVRMEESPSWQEWYAISYIATLGCEKIREIVSSEPVAIPHKFSVWAWNMWNPCDAAAIIFFLIGLGLRLRPYTMDIGRVIYCVDSIYWYLRILNILGVNKYLGPLVTMMGKMVKNMIYFVVLLLVVLMSFGVSRQAILFPNNDASWRLVRDVYYQPYFMLYGEVFADDIDPPCGEDPSQPPCVTGHWVTPIAMSMYLLIANILLINLLIAVFNNIFIEVNAVSHQVWMFQRFTVVMEYQQKPVLPPPLIALCHFYSLLRYAIRKAKGLQESRDNGLKLFLEKEDMERLYDFEEECVEGYFREQEILLQQSTEERIKNTDERVDHMAQKIEDINQKENIQSAAVQNIEFRLRKVEESAEQILNHLDVIHRFMSAHTLMNDTQGSTGNVSGTVLPPGGLAAGMIMDHRTRTISESDSYILPPAPAATQRKKFNRSLTEVRPDAYIFDDGKHLEVRTVLEESEAERSPDQLSQHLERDRKFSIRSEDSEMFPVGSAPKNLSPIEAVAASVKPSPPPPFLNVRQDTASTESKDTLTPLEGADDRTLVGDETLDDMVEPNYEGLRHRTAAGRRRNSSMCGPAPTVAGGGQTTGAGLAGSGSGGGIGGRRNSESASGGGVDINKSQTSLYQMGFSKRQHSITQSEPDSGNDQPVQRTVPKGRHLLLQIHTEYTSITDELESVCHMIASPTSSLREDRTKNVNELTNPEFAALIEKQHLKECEDSDYMMMERLFQTRCSLEDSDEYFDDTEPEDHGPRKMLRRETAIELPVTPSKSNIVSLADSSLGHEDFAMKNERQPASNRNSLRDSKNSPLSLSSQNSPRNSQYMQSAFLNPTACDGGVGGGGGGGAASRLYKKSCESLQKNSSTDTEYSLQPYRFIKQSSNETNSSFNIDNSSITNDLSIDGETSLNSTVIEMVSGPAIAAVAAASDGERGGFQTIRTSSLGSGSAAADSRPGLLKCSKDRQGSKDGGAGSVPDGLERAAVAVSSAPPVVMPSKPPRSARFTDSLTVLGPKSVLSRLKESSSTSTEEGPRDAAAPIPCISTNLVQDEIAKLSSNIKSSTDEDTEPPFNETMC